One genomic window of Bacillus mycoides includes the following:
- a CDS encoding GapA-binding peptide SR1P → MGTIVCQDCEGTIAHFEDEKVTVLYGKCGSCGCEHTEHTKAQ, encoded by the coding sequence ATGGGAACAATCGTATGTCAAGATTGTGAAGGTACAATTGCACACTTCGAGGATGAGAAAGTAACGGTACTTTACGGGAAATGTGGATCTTGCGGATGTGAGCACACAGAACATACAAAAGCCCAATAA
- a CDS encoding YktB family protein, translating to MTLQTFTSTDFEVFTVDGLEERMSAIKTNIHPKLEALGEQFAEYLSQQTDENFFYHVAKHARRKVNPPNDTWVAFSTNKRGYKMLPHFQIGLWGTHAFIYFGLIYECPQKVETAHAFLEHLNDLKTNIPNDFVWSIDHTKPGVKLHKTLESEDLQKMIERLATVKKAELLVGIHISPEEFSAMTNEQFLAKIESTMQSLLPLYAISNR from the coding sequence ATGACACTACAAACATTCACATCAACTGATTTTGAAGTCTTTACTGTTGATGGTCTTGAAGAACGAATGAGCGCAATTAAAACGAATATTCATCCTAAGCTAGAAGCTTTAGGGGAACAGTTTGCAGAATATTTATCACAACAAACTGATGAAAACTTTTTCTACCATGTAGCAAAACATGCACGCCGCAAAGTCAATCCACCAAACGATACTTGGGTTGCTTTTTCAACAAATAAACGTGGATATAAAATGTTACCACACTTCCAAATTGGTTTATGGGGTACTCATGCCTTCATATACTTTGGTTTAATCTATGAGTGTCCACAAAAAGTGGAGACGGCTCACGCCTTCTTAGAACATTTAAATGATTTAAAAACAAATATTCCAAATGACTTCGTTTGGTCCATTGACCATACTAAACCAGGTGTAAAATTACATAAAACGCTTGAATCGGAAGACTTACAAAAGATGATTGAACGTTTAGCTACTGTGAAAAAAGCAGAATTATTAGTCGGTATTCATATATCGCCAGAGGAGTTTTCAGCAATGACCAACGAACAATTCCTTGCTAAGATTGAATCTACGATGCAATCACTCCTTCCTTTATATGCGATTTCTAATCGATAA
- a CDS encoding GapA-binding peptide SR1P, translating into MGTIVCQVCEGTIGHFEDEKSTVLYGKCGSHCECDHTEHTKA; encoded by the coding sequence ATGGGAACAATCGTATGCCAAGTTTGTGAAGGAACAATCGGACATTTTGAAGATGAAAAATCAACAGTACTTTATGGGAAATGTGGATCTCATTGCGAATGTGACCATACAGAACATACAAAAGCTTAA
- the typA gene encoding translational GTPase TypA: protein MLKKRQDLRNIAIIAHVDHGKTTLVDQLLRQAGTFRANEHIEERAMDSNDLERERGITILAKNTAIHYEDKRINILDTPGHADFGGEVERIMKMVDGVLLVVDAYEGCMPQTRFVLKKALEQNLTPIVVVNKIDRDFARPDEVVDEVVDLFIELGANEDQLEFPVVFASAMNGTASLDSNPANQEENMKSLFDTIIEHIPAPVDNSEEPLQFQVALLDYNDYVGRIGVGRVFRGTMKVGQQVALMKVDGSVKQFRVTKLFGYIGLKRQEIEEAKAGDLVAVSGMEDINVGETVCPVEHEEALPLLRIDEPTLQMTFLVNNSPFAGREGKFITSRKIEERLRSQLETDVSLRVDNTDSPDAWIVSGRGELHLSILIENMRREGYELQVSKPEVIIKDVDGVRSEPVERVQIDVPEEYTGSIMESMGARKGEMLDMVNNGNGQVRLTFMVPARGLIGYTTEFLTLTRGYGILNHTFDCYQPVHAGQVGGRRQGVLVSLEAGKASQYGIMQVEDRGVIFVEPGTEVYAGMIVGEHTRENDLTVNVVKMKQQTNIRSATKDQTSTMKKPRLMTLEESLEYLNDDEFCEVTPESIRLRKKILDKSERERAAKKKKSVEA from the coding sequence ATGTTGAAAAAACGACAAGATTTACGAAATATAGCAATTATTGCCCACGTTGACCATGGTAAAACAACACTTGTTGACCAGTTATTACGTCAAGCGGGGACGTTCCGTGCGAATGAACATATTGAAGAACGCGCAATGGACTCAAATGATCTAGAAAGAGAACGTGGTATTACAATTTTAGCGAAGAATACTGCGATTCACTATGAAGATAAAAGAATTAACATTTTAGATACACCTGGTCACGCTGACTTCGGTGGAGAAGTAGAACGTATCATGAAAATGGTTGATGGTGTTCTACTTGTTGTTGATGCATATGAAGGTTGTATGCCACAAACACGATTTGTTTTAAAGAAAGCTCTTGAGCAAAACTTAACTCCAATCGTTGTTGTAAACAAAATTGACCGTGACTTCGCTCGCCCTGATGAAGTAGTTGATGAAGTAGTTGACTTATTCATCGAACTTGGTGCAAACGAAGATCAATTAGAGTTCCCAGTTGTATTTGCATCAGCAATGAACGGAACAGCAAGCTTAGATTCAAATCCAGCAAATCAAGAAGAGAATATGAAATCATTGTTTGACACAATTATTGAACATATTCCAGCACCAGTTGATAACAGCGAAGAGCCACTTCAATTCCAAGTAGCACTTCTTGATTACAATGACTATGTTGGTCGTATCGGGGTTGGACGCGTATTCCGTGGTACAATGAAAGTAGGACAACAAGTAGCATTAATGAAAGTTGACGGAAGTGTAAAACAATTCCGTGTAACTAAATTATTTGGTTACATTGGATTAAAACGTCAAGAAATTGAAGAAGCAAAAGCTGGAGATTTAGTAGCTGTTTCAGGTATGGAAGACATTAACGTAGGTGAAACGGTATGTCCGGTTGAGCATGAAGAGGCTTTACCATTATTACGTATTGATGAGCCAACACTACAAATGACATTCCTTGTAAATAACAGCCCATTTGCAGGTCGTGAAGGTAAATTCATTACATCTCGTAAAATTGAAGAGCGTCTTCGTTCACAATTAGAAACAGATGTAAGTTTACGTGTAGATAATACAGATTCTCCTGATGCATGGATCGTATCTGGACGCGGGGAATTACATTTATCTATCTTAATTGAAAACATGCGTCGTGAAGGTTATGAACTACAAGTATCTAAGCCTGAAGTAATTATTAAAGATGTCGATGGCGTAAGAAGTGAGCCTGTAGAGCGCGTACAAATCGATGTGCCTGAAGAATACACTGGTTCTATTATGGAATCAATGGGTGCACGTAAAGGTGAAATGTTAGATATGGTGAATAACGGAAACGGTCAAGTTCGCCTTACTTTCATGGTTCCAGCACGTGGTTTAATTGGTTACACAACAGAATTCCTAACATTAACTCGTGGTTACGGTATTTTAAACCACACATTTGATTGCTACCAACCAGTACATGCTGGACAAGTGGGTGGACGTCGTCAAGGTGTTCTAGTTTCACTTGAAGCAGGAAAAGCATCACAATACGGTATTATGCAAGTTGAAGATCGCGGTGTAATCTTCGTTGAACCAGGTACAGAAGTATATGCTGGTATGATCGTTGGAGAACATACACGTGAGAATGATTTAACAGTTAACGTTGTAAAAATGAAACAACAAACTAACATTCGTTCTGCGACGAAAGATCAAACTTCAACAATGAAAAAACCACGCTTAATGACTTTAGAAGAGTCATTAGAGTACTTAAACGATGACGAGTTCTGTGAAGTAACTCCAGAATCAATTCGTCTACGTAAAAAGATTCTTGATAAGAGTGAGCGCGAAAGAGCTGCTAAGAAAAAGAAATCTGTTGAAGCATAA
- a CDS encoding YlaH-like family protein, producing the protein MLERMSFFAKLCKVDENPELGMWLLYGTIILLSALVYNLGFARKLSVLKNIVIYTSLAIGCTVLTFFAVFLPVGEGLVVAAIVLGIYRLRLRQAKQQKTG; encoded by the coding sequence GTGTTAGAAAGAATGTCATTTTTCGCGAAACTTTGCAAAGTTGATGAAAATCCAGAGTTAGGGATGTGGTTGCTTTATGGAACAATAATTTTATTAAGTGCACTTGTATATAATTTAGGATTTGCAAGGAAGCTATCGGTACTAAAAAATATAGTGATATATACATCTTTAGCAATTGGATGCACGGTATTAACTTTTTTTGCAGTTTTTTTACCCGTTGGAGAGGGGCTCGTTGTAGCGGCAATTGTACTTGGAATTTATAGACTGCGTTTACGTCAAGCTAAACAACAAAAAACAGGGTGA
- a CDS encoding YlaI family protein, with amino-acid sequence MRVKCMICDKKDMLDDENPMAKKLRNRPIHTYMCMECTERIAERTMERHASGNFRLYRDKKVEDDW; translated from the coding sequence ATGAGAGTCAAATGTATGATTTGTGATAAAAAAGATATGTTAGATGACGAAAATCCTATGGCAAAAAAACTGCGTAATCGCCCTATTCATACATATATGTGCATGGAATGTACGGAACGAATTGCAGAGCGTACTATGGAACGCCATGCGAGTGGTAATTTCCGATTATATCGTGATAAAAAAGTAGAAGACGATTGGTAA
- a CDS encoding PhoH family protein, with protein MDKIYVLDTNVLLQDPLSIFSFATNEVVIPAVVLEEVDSKKRYMDEVGRNARYVSKLIDKFREIGKLHESIPLENGGTFRIELNHRSFVQLQDIFVEKTNDNRILAVAKNLSLEEQEKEDGKSVILVSKDVLVRVKADAIGLQAEDYLSDRVIEVENIYSGFLEGYISKEQLDYFYEKGELPLSEIANHPFYPNQFVVMKDALGGSSSALGIVDHLGKKVKKLIFHNEQVWGIRPRNVQQIMGLELLLREDIPLVTLTGKAGTGKTLLALASGLMQTEDLGLYKKLLVARPIVPVGKDIGYLPGEKEEKLRPWMQPIFDNLEYLFNTKKPGELDAILAGMGSIEVEALTYIRGRSIPDQFIIIDEAQNLTKHEVKTILTRVGEKSKIVLMGDPQQIDHPYLDEYNNGLTYVVEKFKEQRISGHVKFVKGERSNLAQLAADLL; from the coding sequence TTGGATAAAATTTATGTGTTAGATACGAATGTACTTTTGCAGGATCCTTTATCTATTTTTTCATTTGCAACAAATGAAGTAGTGATTCCAGCAGTTGTATTAGAAGAGGTTGATTCGAAAAAACGTTATATGGATGAAGTAGGACGAAATGCTCGCTATGTATCTAAGTTAATCGACAAATTTCGTGAAATAGGAAAGCTGCATGAAAGTATTCCGTTAGAAAACGGCGGTACATTTCGTATTGAATTAAATCATCGCTCATTTGTTCAACTGCAAGATATTTTTGTAGAAAAAACAAATGATAATCGAATTTTGGCGGTAGCGAAAAACCTCTCTTTAGAAGAACAAGAAAAAGAGGACGGGAAATCAGTTATTTTAGTAAGTAAAGATGTACTCGTAAGGGTAAAAGCTGATGCGATCGGATTGCAGGCCGAAGATTATTTAAGTGACCGAGTAATCGAAGTGGAAAATATATATTCAGGATTTTTAGAAGGGTATATATCAAAGGAACAGTTAGATTATTTTTATGAAAAAGGTGAACTACCTTTATCTGAAATCGCAAATCATCCTTTTTATCCAAATCAGTTTGTTGTAATGAAAGATGCACTAGGGGGTTCTAGTTCTGCACTTGGGATTGTGGATCATTTAGGTAAGAAGGTAAAAAAACTTATTTTTCACAATGAGCAAGTGTGGGGGATACGCCCACGAAACGTGCAGCAAATTATGGGATTAGAATTGCTACTTCGGGAAGATATTCCACTTGTAACGTTAACAGGGAAAGCCGGTACAGGAAAAACGTTACTTGCATTAGCTTCGGGACTAATGCAAACGGAAGATTTAGGGTTATATAAAAAACTACTTGTCGCGAGACCAATTGTACCGGTAGGAAAAGATATAGGCTATTTACCAGGAGAGAAAGAGGAAAAATTAAGACCGTGGATGCAGCCGATTTTTGATAATCTAGAGTATTTATTCAATACGAAAAAGCCTGGGGAGCTAGATGCTATTTTAGCTGGAATGGGTTCGATTGAAGTAGAAGCGCTTACCTATATACGCGGGAGAAGTATTCCAGATCAGTTTATTATTATTGACGAGGCACAAAATTTAACGAAGCATGAAGTGAAGACGATATTAACAAGGGTAGGCGAAAAAAGTAAGATTGTATTAATGGGGGATCCTCAGCAAATTGATCACCCGTATTTAGATGAATATAATAATGGTTTAACATACGTTGTAGAGAAGTTTAAAGAACAACGTATTAGTGGTCATGTAAAGTTTGTTAAAGGAGAGCGTTCTAATTTAGCACAACTAGCAGCGGATTTATTATAA
- a CDS encoding protein-glutamine gamma-glutamyltransferase yields the protein MIVIGRSIVHPYITNEYEPFAAEKQQILSIMAGNQEVHSFRTADELSFDLNLRVNIITSALELFQSGFQFRTFQQSFCNPQFWERTSLGGFQLLPNVPSSIAIQDIFKNGKLYGTECATAMIIIFYKALLSLYEEKTFNRLFANLLLYTWDYDRDLKLITKTSGDIVPGDLVYFKNPQVNPATIEWQGENTIYLGNFFFYGHGVGVKTKEEIIYSLNERRIPYAFISAYLTDFITRIDSRMMSQYAAPNTPQTSIGFIPIRDDAIVATVGHTTTIY from the coding sequence ATGATTGTGATAGGCCGTTCTATTGTACACCCTTATATCACAAATGAATATGAGCCATTTGCAGCTGAAAAACAACAGATTTTATCCATAATGGCTGGAAATCAAGAAGTTCATTCCTTCCGAACAGCCGATGAACTCAGCTTTGATCTTAATTTACGAGTTAATATTATTACTTCCGCACTAGAACTTTTTCAAAGTGGCTTTCAGTTTCGTACATTTCAACAATCTTTTTGCAACCCTCAGTTTTGGGAAAGAACATCACTTGGCGGATTTCAACTACTCCCAAACGTACCATCCTCTATTGCCATCCAAGATATTTTTAAAAACGGAAAACTATATGGAACTGAATGTGCCACCGCAATGATTATCATTTTTTACAAAGCATTACTATCATTATATGAGGAAAAAACTTTCAACCGTCTATTCGCAAACCTCTTACTTTATACATGGGACTACGATCGCGACTTAAAGCTCATAACAAAAACGAGTGGCGATATCGTTCCAGGTGACCTCGTTTACTTTAAAAACCCACAAGTTAATCCAGCTACGATTGAGTGGCAAGGAGAAAATACAATCTATCTAGGAAACTTCTTTTTTTACGGACATGGCGTAGGCGTAAAAACGAAAGAGGAAATTATTTATTCATTGAATGAACGAAGGATTCCTTATGCTTTTATTTCAGCTTATTTAACCGATTTTATTACTCGTATTGATAGCCGTATGATGAGTCAATATGCCGCTCCTAACACGCCACAAACATCAATAGGATTTATTCCTATTAGAGATGATGCAATCGTTGCAACAGTCGGACATACAACTACAATCTATTAA
- a CDS encoding YlaN family protein, whose translation MASETVSNHQEKALALLQADAEKILRLIKVQMDNLTMPQCPLYEEVLDTQMFGLSREVDFAVRLGLIAEEQGKAMLGELERELSALHEAFTNKQQ comes from the coding sequence TTGGCGTCTGAGACAGTATCAAATCATCAGGAAAAGGCACTAGCCCTTCTACAAGCGGATGCGGAGAAAATCTTAAGACTTATTAAGGTGCAAATGGACAATCTTACAATGCCGCAATGTCCATTATATGAAGAAGTGTTAGACACACAAATGTTTGGACTATCCCGCGAGGTCGATTTTGCGGTTCGCCTTGGTCTTATTGCAGAAGAACAAGGGAAAGCAATGTTAGGAGAGCTCGAACGTGAGTTATCTGCACTTCATGAAGCATTTACAAACAAACAACAATAA
- a CDS encoding pyridoxamine 5'-phosphate oxidase family protein, with protein sequence MANVVEPTLTGDLVQSLRKECIVMIATTDFEKQIPNVSAISWVYAVSETSIRFAVDQRSRIVGNIRHSAGVVLTIMANESVFSISGESEILTDRMEGIPLKLTVVEVNVQEVRDVMFYGAKLATEPTYEKTYDLRAAKKLDNQVLVGMKEL encoded by the coding sequence ATGGCGAATGTAGTTGAGCCTACATTGACAGGTGATTTAGTACAATCTTTGCGTAAAGAGTGTATTGTTATGATAGCAACAACAGATTTCGAAAAACAAATTCCTAACGTAAGTGCTATTTCTTGGGTATATGCAGTGAGTGAAACTAGTATTCGATTTGCGGTAGATCAACGCTCACGTATTGTGGGGAATATACGGCATAGTGCAGGGGTTGTATTGACTATAATGGCGAATGAATCCGTATTTTCCATAAGTGGTGAAAGTGAAATTTTAACAGATAGAATGGAAGGGATTCCTCTAAAATTAACGGTAGTAGAAGTGAATGTACAAGAAGTTCGTGATGTTATGTTTTATGGTGCGAAACTTGCTACTGAACCAACATATGAAAAAACATATGATCTTCGAGCTGCTAAAAAGCTTGATAATCAAGTATTAGTAGGAATGAAAGAATTATAA
- the speA gene encoding aminotransferase class I/II-fold pyridoxal phosphate-dependent enzyme — MSQYETPLFTALVEHSKRNPVQFHIPGHKKGQGMDPTFREFIGHNALAIDLINIAPLDDLHHPKGMIKEAQDLAAAAFGADHTFFSIQGTSGAIMTMVMSVCGPGDKILVPRNVHKSVMSAIIFSGAKPIFMHPEIDPKLGISHGITIQSVKKALEEHSDAKGLLVINPTYFGFAADLEQIVELVHSYDIPVLVDEAHGVHIHFHDELPMSAMQAGADMAATSVHKLGGSLTQSSILNVKEGLVNVKHVQSIISMLTTTSTSYILLASLDVARKRLATEGTALIEQTIQLAEHVRDAINAIEHLYCPGKEMLGTDATFNYDPTKIIVSVKDLGITGHQAEVWLREHYNIEVELSDLYNILCLITFGDTESETDTLITALQDLAATYRNRADKGVQVQVEIPEIPVLALSPRDAFYSETEVIPFENAAGRIIADFVMVYPPGIPIFTPGEIITQDNLEYIRKNLEAGLPVQGPEDMTLQTLRVIKEYKPIS, encoded by the coding sequence TTGTCCCAATACGAAACACCATTGTTTACCGCTTTAGTTGAGCACAGTAAGCGAAATCCAGTTCAATTCCATATTCCTGGTCATAAAAAAGGACAGGGCATGGATCCTACATTTCGCGAATTTATTGGGCATAATGCATTAGCAATTGATTTAATTAATATTGCGCCGCTCGATGATTTACATCATCCAAAAGGTATGATTAAAGAAGCACAGGATTTAGCAGCCGCTGCTTTCGGTGCAGATCATACGTTCTTTTCTATTCAAGGTACAAGTGGTGCAATTATGACAATGGTGATGAGCGTGTGCGGTCCTGGGGATAAAATCCTCGTACCACGGAATGTGCATAAATCAGTAATGTCAGCTATTATTTTCTCAGGTGCAAAACCAATTTTCATGCATCCTGAGATTGATCCGAAGCTCGGTATTTCACATGGGATCACAATTCAATCTGTCAAAAAGGCTCTTGAAGAGCACTCAGATGCGAAAGGCTTACTTGTTATAAATCCAACATATTTTGGGTTTGCTGCAGATTTAGAGCAGATTGTAGAATTAGTTCATTCTTACGATATTCCTGTACTTGTTGATGAGGCTCACGGTGTTCATATCCATTTTCATGATGAACTGCCGATGTCAGCTATGCAAGCTGGTGCAGATATGGCAGCAACAAGTGTTCACAAATTAGGAGGGTCTTTAACCCAAAGCTCTATTCTTAATGTAAAAGAGGGGCTTGTTAACGTAAAACATGTTCAATCCATTATTAGCATGCTTACGACTACATCAACTTCTTACATTTTGTTAGCATCCCTTGATGTTGCTAGAAAACGTCTTGCTACAGAAGGAACGGCTCTCATAGAACAAACAATACAATTAGCTGAACATGTTCGTGATGCTATTAATGCTATTGAGCATCTTTATTGTCCTGGAAAAGAAATGCTAGGAACAGATGCTACTTTTAACTATGATCCTACAAAGATAATTGTATCTGTAAAAGATTTAGGTATTACAGGCCATCAGGCTGAAGTATGGCTTAGAGAACATTACAACATTGAAGTAGAACTCTCTGATTTATATAACATACTTTGTCTTATCACATTTGGAGATACAGAAAGTGAAACAGATACACTTATTACAGCATTACAAGATTTAGCAGCAACATACAGAAATAGAGCAGATAAAGGTGTTCAGGTACAAGTAGAAATACCAGAAATACCTGTGCTAGCACTTTCTCCTAGAGATGCTTTTTATTCAGAAACAGAAGTCATTCCATTTGAAAACGCAGCAGGTCGTATTATAGCTGATTTTGTTATGGTTTATCCGCCAGGGATTCCAATCTTTACTCCGGGGGAAATTATTACACAAGATAACTTAGAGTATATTCGTAAAAATTTAGAAGCTGGGTTACCTGTACAAGGTCCGGAAGATATGACATTACAAACATTACGTGTTATTAAAGAGTACAAGCCTATCAGTTGA
- a CDS encoding UPF0223 family protein produces MEYQYPLDYDWSNEEMVAVVKFYEAIEKVYEKGVLREDLMELYRRFKEIVPSKAAEKKIDKEFQEVSGYSIYRTIQKAKEVAEKKIVKM; encoded by the coding sequence ATGGAATATCAATATCCACTTGATTACGATTGGTCAAATGAAGAAATGGTAGCAGTTGTAAAATTTTATGAAGCGATTGAAAAGGTATATGAAAAAGGAGTTTTGAGAGAAGATTTGATGGAATTATATCGTCGTTTTAAAGAGATTGTGCCATCGAAGGCAGCGGAGAAAAAAATTGATAAAGAATTTCAAGAAGTAAGTGGATATTCTATATATCGTACGATTCAAAAAGCAAAGGAAGTGGCGGAAAAAAAGATTGTTAAAATGTAA
- a CDS encoding DUF5325 family protein: MEHIQYRFLLTAIIGVIFLIGIGIMIAENSPIGIIICIIGTFVTVGYGFVTKRKMRKSQ, from the coding sequence ATGGAACACATTCAATATCGCTTTTTATTAACAGCAATTATCGGCGTTATCTTCTTAATTGGTATCGGAATTATGATTGCTGAAAATAGTCCCATCGGCATTATTATTTGCATTATCGGCACATTTGTTACAGTCGGATACGGTTTTGTAACAAAAAGAAAAATGCGTAAATCGCAATAA
- the ftsW gene encoding putative lipid II flippase FtsW — protein MKKVWKSMDYSLLLPLVILCVLGVIMVYSSSSIVAISSKHNWPADYFFKKQLFALAVGTIMLAIIVAIPYTFWRKRIILIAMGIGSIGLLAAAFLFGQVINGAKGWILGIQPAEFVKITVIITLANFFAKKQETQTAFVQGIIPPLAVVGGAMGLILLQNDLGTDILIGGTVLIMFFCSGVNVNLSIKRFLLTSIIWIPALYFIGNYKLSPYQKARFSVFLDPFNDPQNDGFQLINSFIGIASGGLNGRGLGNSVQKYGYLPEPQTDFIMAIISEELGFIGVAVILICLLLIIIRAFRVAQKCKDPFGSLIAIGIASLFGVQTFINVGGMSGLIPLTGVPLPFVSYGGSSLLANLLAMGILLNIASYVKRQEKQQNELTNEIEQGGPHLVVVK, from the coding sequence ATGAAAAAAGTATGGAAATCGATGGATTATTCATTATTACTTCCTCTTGTTATCTTATGTGTGTTGGGAGTTATAATGGTATATAGTTCTAGTTCCATTGTTGCGATTTCGTCGAAACATAACTGGCCAGCAGATTACTTTTTTAAAAAACAATTATTTGCTCTAGCCGTTGGAACGATAATGTTAGCGATTATCGTTGCCATTCCTTATACATTTTGGAGAAAGCGAATAATTTTGATCGCAATGGGAATAGGGAGTATTGGTCTATTAGCAGCAGCCTTTCTTTTCGGTCAGGTCATAAATGGTGCAAAAGGATGGATATTAGGTATACAACCAGCTGAGTTTGTGAAAATAACGGTCATTATTACGCTAGCAAACTTTTTTGCTAAGAAACAAGAGACGCAAACAGCTTTTGTACAAGGGATAATTCCTCCTCTAGCCGTTGTTGGTGGAGCGATGGGATTAATTTTACTTCAAAATGACTTAGGGACCGATATACTAATAGGTGGAACTGTACTGATTATGTTCTTTTGTTCAGGAGTTAATGTTAATTTAAGTATAAAACGATTCCTCTTAACGTCTATAATATGGATTCCAGCGTTATATTTTATTGGGAACTATAAGTTAAGTCCGTACCAAAAAGCTCGGTTTTCAGTTTTTCTTGATCCATTTAACGATCCTCAAAATGATGGGTTCCAATTAATAAATTCTTTTATTGGAATTGCTTCAGGAGGTCTAAATGGTCGAGGGTTAGGGAATAGTGTGCAAAAATATGGATACTTACCAGAACCGCAAACAGATTTTATTATGGCAATTATATCTGAAGAGCTCGGATTTATAGGCGTAGCTGTCATTTTAATCTGTTTACTACTTATTATTATTCGGGCATTTAGAGTTGCACAAAAGTGTAAAGATCCATTTGGAAGTTTAATAGCCATCGGAATTGCAAGTTTGTTTGGAGTTCAAACTTTTATTAATGTCGGTGGTATGTCTGGGTTAATACCGCTTACAGGGGTACCATTACCATTTGTAAGTTATGGTGGTAGTTCTTTATTGGCTAATTTACTTGCAATGGGTATACTGTTAAATATTGCTAGTTATGTAAAACGACAAGAGAAACAACAAAACGAATTGACTAACGAAATAGAACAAGGTGGACCGCATCTTGTTGTTGTAAAATAA
- a CDS encoding inositol monophosphatase family protein translates to MQEVWKDIDTHAKQWIREAGEHLMASLKKTLIIETKSNAADLVTNMDRETEQFLIGKIKETFPAHNILGEEGYGDEITSSNGVVWLIDPIDGTMNFVHQKRNFAISIGIYENGIGKIGLIYDPVHDELYHAVKEEGAFCNDLAIPMLEKGTVEHGIIAVNAIWLTDNPLLNMEKMMMLVKKARGTRSYGCAALEMVYVATGRLDAYVTPRLSPWDFGGGQIIVEEVGGKVTTFLGTPLSIVEKSSVLVAKPGVYEELLPFVSQ, encoded by the coding sequence ATGCAAGAAGTATGGAAAGACATCGATACACACGCGAAACAGTGGATTCGAGAAGCGGGAGAACATTTAATGGCGTCACTGAAAAAAACACTTATTATAGAAACAAAGTCAAATGCAGCTGATCTAGTAACAAACATGGACCGAGAAACGGAGCAGTTTTTAATTGGGAAAATTAAAGAAACATTCCCGGCTCATAATATTTTAGGAGAAGAAGGCTACGGAGATGAGATTACTTCTTCTAATGGGGTTGTTTGGTTAATTGATCCAATTGACGGCACGATGAACTTTGTTCATCAAAAAAGGAATTTCGCAATCTCAATCGGGATTTATGAGAACGGTATCGGAAAGATTGGTCTTATTTATGATCCAGTTCATGACGAACTATATCATGCGGTAAAGGAAGAAGGGGCTTTTTGCAATGATTTAGCTATTCCCATGTTGGAAAAAGGAACGGTAGAGCATGGAATTATAGCTGTGAATGCGATATGGCTTACTGATAATCCATTGCTTAATATGGAAAAAATGATGATGCTCGTTAAGAAGGCGAGAGGTACGAGGTCATATGGTTGTGCAGCGTTAGAAATGGTATATGTTGCAACGGGAAGATTAGATGCATATGTAACACCGCGCTTATCGCCATGGGACTTTGGCGGGGGACAGATTATTGTAGAAGAAGTTGGCGGTAAAGTGACAACGTTCTTGGGAACACCTCTTTCTATTGTAGAGAAAAGCAGTGTGTTAGTTGCAAAACCAGGAGTATACGAAGAATTATTACCATTTGTATCGCAATAA
- a CDS encoding GapA-binding peptide SR1P, producing MGTIVCQVCEGTIGHFEDEKTTVLYGKCGSNCDCASRDNAKA from the coding sequence ATGGGAACAATCGTATGCCAAGTTTGTGAAGGAACAATCGGACATTTTGAGGATGAGAAAACGACAGTACTTTATGGAAAATGTGGTTCAAATTGTGACTGTGCTAGTAGAGACAATGCGAAAGCTTAA